The Megalops cyprinoides isolate fMegCyp1 chromosome 19, fMegCyp1.pri, whole genome shotgun sequence genome has a window encoding:
- the csdc2b gene encoding cold shock domain-containing protein C2 — MAEPGLSSPSEAPLLPPRSASLSLSFPFMKDGSHMWGGGLPQPGELPSPLPTKRTRTYSATARANSGPIFKGVCKNFSRSQGHGFIRPSHSGEDIFVHISDIEGEYVPMEGDEVTYKLCPIPPKNLKMQAVEVVITHQNPGTKHETWSGQIISS, encoded by the exons ATGGCAGAACCAGGCCTGTCGTCCCCTTCGGAagcccccctgctccccccccgcAGTgcctcactgtccctctccttccccttcaTGAAGGACGGCAGTCACATGTGGGGAGGGGGTCTTCCCCAGCCGGGGGAACTTCCCAGCCCTCTGCCCACCAAGCGCACCCGTACATACTCAGC CACTGCGAGGGCCAACTCCGGGCCGATCTTCAAGGGCGTGTGCAAAAACTTCTCCAGGTCACAGGGTCACGGCTTCATTCGCCCCTCCCACAGCGGGGAGGACATCTTCGTCCACATCTCAGA CATTGAGGGGGAGTACGTGCCAATGGAGGGGGATGAAGTGACATACAAGCTGTGCCCCATCCCACCCAAGAATCTGAAAATGCAGGCCGTGGAGGTGGTCATCACTCACCAGAACCCAGGGACGAAGCATGAGACTTGGTCTGGGCAGATAATCAGCTCCTAG
- the LOC118794148 gene encoding phosphomannomutase 1-like yields MDESGCLPTNRNELCLFDVDGTLTPPREKIDPQLDSFLQSLRKKVKIGVVGGSDYSKIAEQLGEGDEVIHKFDYVFAENGTVQYKDGKLISKQAIQNQLGEELLQDLINFCLRYMGLIKLPKKRGTFIEFRNGTLNISPIGRSCTHEERIEFSEIDKREKIREKFVEALRQEFAGKGLCFTRGGLISFDVFPEGWDKRLCLDVLEEEGLSRIYFFGNETSYGGNDYEIFNDPRTIGFTVYSPEDTARLCRELFFSAPPNEC; encoded by the exons ATGGATGAAAGTGGTTGTCTTCCCACGAACAGAAACGAactgtgtttatttgatgtGGACGGCACACTAACTCCTCCCAGAGAG AAGATCGACCCACAGCTGGACTCGTTTCTGCAGTCCCTGCGCAAGAAGGTGAAGATCGGAGTGGTGGGGGGCTCCGACTATTCCAAGATTGCAGAACAGCTGGGCGAGGGTGATGAAG TCATTCACAAGTTTGACTATGTGTTTGCGGAGAATGGCACGGTCCAGTACAAGGACGGGAAACTCATCTCCAAACAG GCCATTCAGAATCAGCTGGGGGAGGAGTTACTACAGGACCTTATCAACTTCTGCCTCAGGTACATGGGCCTCATCAAACTGCCCAAAAAGAG GGGCACGTTTATTGAATTCCGTAACGGCACGCTCAACATCTCCCCCATTGGCCGCAGCTGTACGCACGAGGAGCGAATCGAATTCTCCGAAATCGACAAG AGGGAGAAGATCCGGGAGAAGTTTGTGGAGGCCCTGCGCCAGGAGTTTGCAGGGAAGGGTCTCTGTTTCACCCGAG gCGGTCTAATCAGTTTTGACGTGTTTCCCGAAGGATGGGACAAGAGGCTGTGTCTGGACGTGCTGGAGGAAGAGGGACTGAGCAGAATCTACTTTTTTGGCAACGAGACGTCGTAT GGAGGAAATGACTACGAGATCTTCAATGACCCTCGGACCATCGGCTTCACAGTGTACTCTCCCGAAGATACGGCCAGACTCTGCAGAGAACTTTTCTTCAGTGCTCCTCCTAACGAGTGTTGA